In Mastomys coucha isolate ucsf_1 unplaced genomic scaffold, UCSF_Mcou_1 pScaffold5, whole genome shotgun sequence, one genomic interval encodes:
- the Dact2 gene encoding dapper homolog 2: protein MWAPSGPGPSGWDRRRVGARLRAALAGLQELQGLRATQQARVRGALGLHPAPGPRGQELRLEAALTALREQLSRLRRQDAGLKTHLDQLDQQISELQLDVSRSSCEALDSDSRPSSGFYELSDAASCSLSTSCASVCSDRLSPSLGSWLPVFQPSKSRSGIGDWRPRSADETTVPAWSPQPTEDSRLLHGAEGTGRARGMFRPRPVSTGDLERVLPADVGLQRAGTDAAHVLCQGIEIPAHTLDPKYQRDLVARGGQEVYPYPSPLHAVALQSPLFALPKEAQCFDICSPPQEPPLVPVDENRTQTVPMGELGSAEAYIHRLLRLRGQELPLRDVGQEQGGDTAAFPQKPCGQRSESTGQLEMPACGADRGGVKLGRGAAKDSLKQHGPVSLVGAEPLGSPLNKETIPWNPCVRADNTVGSSPCSQAQQPLNDCGQEPALSPSRMLGPESPPLAPGPFAYTSCTTGKTSPVRLMMGSPQNKAMKVRRRVSEKVPRLGKQLPPQPERQRGIRAVLPTEHDPSSRPHQGGLSRRPTLAREPPGRSCSESTLYPVPFLVPLVVAQRENYPASSQALFPTEAALSSTARRKQRRWQSTMEISAKARSVSRPGPSLGLPRSPAKRGSGPRAQSRPTLARQDACARSESDPSEHSAECASLFHSTIAETSEDEEASDHTANRFGDESSSNDSEGYVQGSRHGLVIGSAEAGQGEWAWPRVPPQQPSRAPGSTRPPLPPVPKLCRIKASKALKKKIRRFQPAALKVMTMV from the exons TCACGGCTAAGGAGACAGGATGCTGGCCTGAAGACACACTTGGACCAGCTGGATCAGCAGATAAGTGAACTGCAGCTGGATGTGAGCAGGTCTTCCTGCGAGGCCTTGGACAGTGACAGCAGGCCCAGCTCAG GTTTCTACGAGCTGAGTGACgctgcttcctgctctctctccacctcctgtgCATCTGTTTGCAGTGACCGTCTATCCCCGTCCCTGGGCAGCTGGCTGCCTGTGTTCCAGCCCTCTAAGTCCAGGTCTGGTATTGGGGACTGGCGACCCCGCTCTGCCGATGAGACTACTGTCCCTGCATGGAGCCCACAGCCGACAGAAGATAGCAGGCTCCTGCATGGTGCAGAGGGCACAGGCCGGGCGAGGGGCATGTTCCGGCCCAGACCAGTGTCTACAg GCGATCTTGAGAGAGTCCTTCCAGCTGACGTGGGGCTCCAGAGAGCTGGTACTGATGCTGCACATGTCCTATGCCAGGGGATAGAGATCCCAGCCCACACCCTGGACCCCAAATACCAGCGTGATCTGGTGGCCAGGGGAGGCCAGGAGGTGTACCCGTACCCCAGCCCTCTCCATGCAGTGGCTCTGCAGAGTCCTCTCTTCGCTCTACCTAAGGAAGCTCAGTGTTTTGACATCTGCTCACCCCCCCAGGAGCCTCCTCTAGTCCCTGTTGATGAGAACAGGACTCAAACTGTGCCGATGGGTGAGCTGGGCTCAGCTGAAGCCTATATCCACAGGCTGTTGCGTCTGCGGGGCCAAGAGCTCCCCCTGAGAGATGTGGGGCAGGAGCAGGGAGGCGACACAGCTGCTTTTCCACAGAAGCCCTGTGGCCAGAGGTCAGAAAGTACAGGTCAGCTGGAGATGCCGGCCTGTGGAGCTGACAGGGGAGGAGTGAAACTAGGTAGGGGTGCTGCCAAAGACAGCCTCAAGCAACATGGGCCCGTGTCCCTTGTGGGTGCTGAGCCCCTCGGCAGCCCCCTAAACAAGGAAACCATACCTTGGAATCCTTGTGTCCGTGCAGACAATACTGTTggttcctccccctgctcccagGCCCAACAGCCTCTTAATGACTGTGGCCAAGAACCAGCCCTGTCACCTTCCAGGATGTTGGGCCCTGAGAGCCCTCCTCTGGCCCCAGGGCCCTTTGCCTATACGTCCTGCACCACTGGTAAAACCTCCCCAGTGAGGCTGATGATGGGCTCTCCCCAAAACAAGGCCATGAAGGTCAGGAGAAGAGTTAGTGAGAAAGTACCGAGGCTAGGGAAGCAGCTCCCACCACAACCTGAAAGACAGCGGGGCATTCGTGCTGTGTTGCCCACGGAGCATGACCCCTCCTCCAGGCCCCATCAGGGAGGTCTCAGCAGGAGGCCCACACTGGCCAGAGAGCCTCCTGGACGCTCCTGCTCTGAGTCCACCCTCTACCCTGTGCCCTTCCTTGTCCCTCTAGTGGTGGCCCAGAGGGAAAATTACCCAGCATCCTCCCAAGCTCTCTTCCCAACGGAGGCAGCCCTCAGCTCAACCGCCAGGCGGAAGCAGCGCAGGTGGCAATCCACTATGGAGATCTCAGCCAAAGCCCGTTCAGTCAGCCGACCTGGGCCCAGCTTGGGGCTCCCTAGGTCCCCAGCCAAGAGAGGAAGTGGTCCCCGGGCCCAGAGCAGGCCCACACTTGCGCGTCAGGATGCCTGTGCGAGGAGTGAGTCAGACCCTTCCGAGCACTCTGCAGAGTGCGCCTCACTCTTTCACTCGACCATTGCCGAAACCAGTGAGGACGAGGAGGCTAGTGACCACACTGCCAACCGCTTTGGGGACGAGTCCAGCAGCAACGATTCAGAAGGCTATGTCCAGGGCAGCCGCCATGGCCTGGTAATAGGCAGTGCAGAGGCTGGGCAAGGGGAGTGGGCCTGGCCTCGGGTGCCACCGCAGCAGCCCTCACGGGCCCCAGGAAGCACCAGGCCACCCTTGCCCCCCGTGCCCAAACTGTGCCGCATCAAGGCCTCCAAGGCCCTGAAGAAGAAGATCCGAAGGTTCCAGCCAGCAGCCCTGAAGGTCATGACCATGGTGTGA